A single Amphiura filiformis chromosome 8, Afil_fr2py, whole genome shotgun sequence DNA region contains:
- the LOC140158999 gene encoding DNA-binding transcriptional regulator BolA-like, whose amino-acid sequence MLALRLTSSLLHRTATVPVAQQLLHKTCKRSFADNMANSGTVEKPVEKALIAKLTETFRPTYLEVINESHMHNVPEGSESHFKVVVVSDKFDEQNLITRHRMVHETLKNELCSAIHALSIQARTPVQWENDPSLSKSPPCAGGMAYEAKKNQDST is encoded by the exons ATGCTGGCTTTAAGATTGACGAGTAGTCTTCTCCACAGAACAGCAACTGTACCTGTCGCCCAACAGTTACTGCACAAGACCTGTAAGAGGTCATTTGCTGACAATATGGCAAACAGTGGAACAGTGGAGAAACCTGTGGAGAAAGCTTTGATTGCTAAGCTAACAGAGACATTTAGG CCTACCTATCTTGAGGTCATCAATGAGAGTCACATGCACAACGTTCCAGAAGGTTCTGAGAGTCATTTCAAAGTTGTAGTGGTATCCGATAAGTTTGATGAGCAGAATCTCATCACCAGACACCGCATGGTTCATGAAACCCTCAAAAATGAGTTGTGTAGTGCAATACATGCATTGTCAATACAG GCTAGAACACCAGTGCAATGGGAAAATGACCCGTCCTTATCCAAGTCACCACCGTGTGCGGGAGGGATGGCTTATGAAGCAAAGAAGAATCAAGACTCAACATGA